The Apostichopus japonicus isolate 1M-3 chromosome 6, ASM3797524v1, whole genome shotgun sequence genome contains a region encoding:
- the LOC139969136 gene encoding glutathione S-transferase 1-like, translated as MSQYKLTYFNAKGRGEPARYMFHLAGVDFEDFRIELQDWEEWKPKMQAINPMGKLPILEIDGEIRVFQSNAINRYLARIFGFWGSNAQEQAQIDVIYETLIELLTPLYPIYAEKDEEKKNEMLKKFKDENVEETLKNIETLWESNNKCGDYLVGDKISLADIFFFTYVNDILTRFLPDFNLDGHPKLKALVERVAAKPPIEKWLKERPVTER; from the exons ATGTCTCAATACAAGTTGACCTATTTCAACGCTAAGGGGAGAGGTGAACCAGCCCGTTATATGTTTCATTTGGCTGGTGTCGACTTCGAAGATTTCCGAATCGAGCTTCAAGATTGGGAAGAATGGAAACCAA AAATGCAAGCAATAAATCCAATGGGTAAATTGCCAATTCTGGAAATTGACGGTGAAATTAGAGTCTTCCAAAGCAACGCCATCAACCGCTACCTAGCCCGGATCTTCG GGTTTTGGGGTTCAAATGCCCAGGAACAGGCTCAAATAGATGTCATCTATGAGACACTGATTGAGTTGTTAACACCACTCTATCCAATATACGCAGAAAAAGACGAAGAGAAGAAG AATGAGATGCTGAAGAAGTTCAAAGACGAGAACGtggaagaaacattaaaaaacattgaaaCACTATGGGAAAGCAACAATAAATGTGGAGATTATTTGGTTGGTGACAAG ATATCCCTAGctgatattttcttcttcacatACGTCAACGACATTCTGACGAGATTCCTTCCAGATTTCAACCTAGATGGTCACCCGAAGCTAAAGGCACTTGTGGAACGAGTCGCAGCGAAACCACCAATCGAGAAGTGGTTGAAGGAGAGACCCGTTACGGAGAGATAA
- the LOC139969138 gene encoding probable glutathione S-transferase 5, whose translation MATYKLIYLDALSRGECPRLMFKTAGIEFEDFRISEEQWPEFQKTILHGMVPVLEVNGKRIIQSLAICRYIAREAGFYGSNNWESTRIDSICENIVDYEHDVDRLWQPHDSDEIKATLKKRYVEEKIPKIYGILETLLKENNDGNNFFVGEKISMADFYVFAFIDGTVRTHYPSNYDPKDFPKLAAHMERMKKIPQVKDWLETRPDTPY comes from the exons ATGGCAACCTACAAACTAATATATTTAGACGCGTTGAGTCGTGGCGAATGCCCAAGACTGATGTTTAAAACTGCTGGAATTGAATTTGAAGACTTTAGAATATCGGAAGAACAGTGGCCAGAATTCCAAAAGA CTATTCTGCATGGCATGGTACCGGTTCTTGAAGTGAATGGTAAAAGGATTATACAATCACTCGCAATCTGTCGATACATTGCGCGAGAAGCAG GATTTTATGGCAGTAACAACTGGGAATCAACTCGTATCGACTCCATTTGCGAAAATATCGTTGATTATGAACATGATGTCGATCGACTTTGGCAACCGCACGACAGCGACGAGATCAAG GCGACCTTGAAGAAAAGATACGTTGAggagaaaataccaaaaatataTGGAATTCTGGAAACTTTGCTGAAAGAAAACAACGACGGAAACAACTTCTTTGTAGGAGAAAAG ATTTCAATGGCGGATTTCTATGTATTCGCCTTTATTGATGGAACGGTTCGTACCCATTATCCATCCAATTATGACCCGAAGGATTTCCCGAAACTAGCAGCTCATATGGAAAGGATGAAGAAAATTCCTCAAGTTAAGGACTGGCTGGAAACACGCCCGGACACACCATACTAG
- the LOC139969139 gene encoding glutathione S-transferase-like — translation MASYKLIYFNAMGRGEGPRLMFKVAGIEFEDYRIPDENWPEFKKTILHGMVPILEVNGKRLIQTLAICRYIAREAGFYGSSNWESARIDSICETIVDYEHDVDRLWRPDETDETKATVKKRYIEKKIPKVYGILETMLKENKDGNAFFVGDKISLADFHVFVFIDVTLRTHFPSDYDPKDFPKLASHVKRMKDIPQIKAWLEKRPNTAF, via the exons ATGGCAAGCTACAAATTAATATACTTTAATGCCATGGGCCGCGGCGAGGGTCCAAGACTCATGTTTAAGGTAGCTGGAATAGAATTTGAAGATTACCGAATACCGGATGAGAATTGGCCAGAATTCAAGAAGA CTATCCTGCACGGCATGGTACCAATTCTTGAGGTGAACGGTAAAAGATTAATCCAAACACTAGCCATCTGCCGATACATCGCAAGGGAAGCTG GATTTTATGGCAGTAGCAATTGGGAGTCGGCTCGTATCGACTCTATTTGCGAAACGATTGTTGACTACGAACATGATGTTGATAGGCTCTGGCGGCCTGACGAAACCGACGAGACCAAG GCTACTGTGAAGAAGAGGTACATCGAAAAGAAGATACCGAAAGTGTACGGTATCCTCGAAACCATGTTGAAGGAAAACAAGGACGGAAACGCGTTCTTTGTTGGAGATAAG ATTTCACTGGCAGATttccatgtttttgtgtttATCGATGTGACACTTCGAACACATTTCCCTTCGGACTATGATCCAAAGGACTTCCCGAAACTAGCATCTCATGtgaaaagaatgaaagatatcCCACAAATTAAGGCCTGGCTTGAAAAACGACCGAATACCGCTTTCTAG